GCGGATGCGTTTTTTGATAGACGCATTTCATATTAGCCCGCTTTGCGTCCGGATATAAATTCACTTCCGCCATGCTTGTATGCCCTAACATCAGCTGCACCGCTTCCGCCGGTGCACCAGCCTGCAGCAAATGCGCCGCAAAACTATGACGCAGCATCTGCGGGTTGACTTTCTTATCCCATGCCAACTCTTTCACATAGCGGTTAACGATTCGCCGAATACTGCGGTCACTTAAGGAACCGCCCCGGCTGTTCAAAAATAATCGTTCCTGCCGGCACTCGGAATTTTTTGCAATTAACATCGGCCGTCCCTGTGTTAGATAAGCAGCAATTGCCGCCCTTGCAGCACTGCCAATCGGGACCATTCGTTCCTGCGTCCCCTTACCGTATATCAGCACATAGCCTGCCTGCAGTTCAAGATCAACGAGCGTAAGGCCTGTTAACTCACTCACCCGGAGACCTGCAGCATAAAGCAACTCTAACGCGGCTCGATCGCGCAGCCCTATTGCATCTGGACCCGTCAGCGCCAACATTTCTTCGATTTCCTGCTGCGTCAAAAGCGCGGGCGCCTTAATTTCGAAGCGCGGCGCACGAACCGCCAAAAACGGATTATCATCCATGATGCCTTCACGGCAAAAGAATCGATACATGGAGCGCAGACTCGTGATCCGTCTTGCAATCGTACGCGTCGAATACGCTTTACGCTGCATTTCCGCTTGATAAGCGCGAATCACCATTGGAGTAACGGTACGAAAAATCACCTCACCCACAACCTCCTGTACTTGCATGAACTCCAAGAATTGCCGTATATCAGCTTGATAGTTCAGCACGGTGTGTGGCGAGGCGTTTTTTTCTAGATGCAGATAGGTGACGAAGCGACGTATTAACTCGCTATCAGTTTCCATTTTGTCTCAACCTTACGTTTTGTCGAATTGTGGAATATAAATTTTCTAATTTATGTTAGCATACTCTTTTGGATTATGCAAGGTTATTGTCTAATTTTTCTATAAATTCAGCAAGAGCACTAAGTGCACGGTCTGCAATCAAAGCATTCTTTGCTTTCTTGTCTCTGATCCGTTCCCCCCATGGCGGCAATAGACCAAAATTGACATTCATCGGTTGAAAATGTTTCGGGTCAGCGGTCGTAATATAACGACATAACGCACCATGCGCGCTCGTCTCTGGTAAGGTCATTAACTCTTTGCCTTGCAGCAACCGCGCCGCATTCAATCCAGC
The sequence above is drawn from the Azotosporobacter soli genome and encodes:
- a CDS encoding tyrosine-type recombinase/integrase, whose product is METDSELIRRFVTYLHLEKNASPHTVLNYQADIRQFLEFMQVQEVVGEVIFRTVTPMVIRAYQAEMQRKAYSTRTIARRITSLRSMYRFFCREGIMDDNPFLAVRAPRFEIKAPALLTQQEIEEMLALTGPDAIGLRDRAALELLYAAGLRVSELTGLTLVDLELQAGYVLIYGKGTQERMVPIGSAARAAIAAYLTQGRPMLIAKNSECRQERLFLNSRGGSLSDRSIRRIVNRYVKELAWDKKVNPQMLRHSFAAHLLQAGAPAEAVQLMLGHTSMAEVNLYPDAKRANMKCVYQKTHPRA